The Streptomyces sp. NBC_01268 genome segment CCCGCAGCGTCCTGTCCACGGTGACCCTGCTGGACGGCGACACCCTCCGGGTGCGGGCCGACGCGGTGCCCGGAGAGGGCATCCCGGGCCTTGAGGACCTGGTGCGCGCCCGCACGGACTTCGACCGCCGGATCGAGGGTCTGCCGCAGGGCATGAAGCTGGCGAAGGTGGAGGCCCGGGCGGACGGCCTCGCGGTGTCGGTGACGGGCAAGGACGTCGTCCTGGCGGGCTGAGCCCGCCCCGCCCGCATTGCCCGCTACGCCCCGCATTCCCCCCGTATTCCGCCCGTGGGCGGCCCCTCCCGCGGGCCGGTGATCACATGCTGAGACACCGTTGTCCGATCCGCAGATGGTCAACCGGGGCACGTCACCCCACACGCGTCCGGGCGCCTCGGCGCCCTCTCCCCATCCCACATCCCGGACGATCGTGTCTCAAAATACGACACGCCGGTGACACGGCCGCCTGTCCGTCCCTACGATCGAGGGCATGAAGCGACAGGCGGATCTCACGAAGCGGCGGGCAGTAGACCTGTGCCGCGTCGCCGCCATGCTCTGTCGCTCGGTCTGAGCGGGACGCACTGCTCCCGTATTCCTGAGGCCCTACGGCATGACGTCGGGGCCACCCTGCGCAGCAGCACCACCATCGCCCGCATGCGATGGCGCGTACCCGCACAAACTGCACGAACCGCCGCACACTGCCCCGGAGGAGAACAGCATGGCTCGCAGCGACGTCCTGGTCGACGCCGACTGGGTCGAGGCCCGCCTCGACGACCCGCAGGTCGCTCTCGTCGAGGTCGACGAGGACACCTCGGCCTACGAGAAGAACCACATCCGCAACGCCATCCGGATCGACTGGACCAAGGACCTGCAGGACCCGGTCCGCCGTGACTTCATCGACCAGGAGGGCTTCGAGAAGCTCCTCTCGGCCAAGGGCATCGGCAACGACACCACGGTCGTCCTCTACGGCGGCAACAACAACTGGTTCGCCTCGTACGCCTACTGGTACTTCAAGCTCTACGGCCACCAGGACGTGAAGCTCCTCGACGGCGGCCGCAAGAAGTGGGAGCTCGACTCCCGCGACCTGGTCGACGGCTCCGAGGTCCCGAACCGCCCGGCCACCGAGTACAAGGCCAAGGCCCAGGACTCCTCGATCCGCGCCTTCCGCGACGACGTCGTGGCCGCGATCGGCACCCAGAACCTCGTCGACGTGCGTTCGCCCGACGAGTTCTCCGGCAAGCTGCTCGCCCCGGCCCACCTCCCGCAGGAGCAGTCGCAGCGCCCGGGCCACGTCCCGTCCGCCCGCAACATCCCGTGGTCGAAGAACGCCAACGACGACGGCACCTTCAAGTCGGACGAGGACCTCAAGGCCCTCTACGAGGCCGAGCAGGTCGACCTGGCGAAGGACACCGTCGCCTACTGCCGCATCGGCGAGCGCTCCGCGCTCACCTGGTTCGTCCTGCACGAGCTGCTCGAGGTCCCGAACGTCAAGAACTACGACGGCTCGTGGACCGAGTACGGCTCCCTCGTCGGCGTGCCGATCGAGCTCGGCGCCAACAAGTAACCCTCCCCCGGTACCCCGGACCCCTCGACCGTAAGGATTCCCACCATGTGTGGAGCGCAGCCCGGCGGCCCCGACGCCTCGACGATCAAGCCCGGTGAGACCACCATCCAGGGCTTCGTGACCAAGGACGGCCAGCCCGTCACCGGTTACGTCCGCCTCCTGGACTCGACCGGCGAGTTCACGGCCGAGGTCCCGACCTCCGCCACCGGCCAGTTCCGCTTCTACGCGGCCGAGGGCACCTGGACCGTCCGCGCCCTGGTCCCCGGCGGCACCGCCGACCGCCAGGTCGTGGCCCAGAAGGGCGGCCTCGCGGAGGTCGCGATCGCGGTCTGATCCGCACCACGAACGGCCGGAGGGCCGTGCCTCCTGGGGGGTTGGACGCCATCACCAGGACCTGAGGCACGGCCCTTCGGCTTGCCCTCGGTCGTATTCTGAAGGTGTGTACGCACGGCGTCGGCGCGTCTATTTCTGGATGATGGGTGCCTGCCTGGTCCTGTTCGTGGGCGCCTGGGCAGTCGTGCGCCTGTTCTCGGTCCCCGTGGCCATCGGCATGTGCGTGGTCGCGATGCTCATCCCCCC includes the following:
- a CDS encoding DUF1416 domain-containing protein, with the translated sequence MCGAQPGGPDASTIKPGETTIQGFVTKDGQPVTGYVRLLDSTGEFTAEVPTSATGQFRFYAAEGTWTVRALVPGGTADRQVVAQKGGLAEVAIAV
- a CDS encoding putative leader peptide, giving the protein MKRQADLTKRRAVDLCRVAAMLCRSV
- a CDS encoding DUF3099 domain-containing protein, translated to MRHGPSACPRSYSEGVYARRRRVYFWMMGACLVLFVGAWAVVRLFSVPVAIGMCVVAMLIPPVAAMTANRRGPEDRWWDDPSGDKTSDEWWDELDGKKRKDPD
- a CDS encoding sulfurtransferase produces the protein MARSDVLVDADWVEARLDDPQVALVEVDEDTSAYEKNHIRNAIRIDWTKDLQDPVRRDFIDQEGFEKLLSAKGIGNDTTVVLYGGNNNWFASYAYWYFKLYGHQDVKLLDGGRKKWELDSRDLVDGSEVPNRPATEYKAKAQDSSIRAFRDDVVAAIGTQNLVDVRSPDEFSGKLLAPAHLPQEQSQRPGHVPSARNIPWSKNANDDGTFKSDEDLKALYEAEQVDLAKDTVAYCRIGERSALTWFVLHELLEVPNVKNYDGSWTEYGSLVGVPIELGANK